In the bacterium genome, one interval contains:
- a CDS encoding tetratricopeptide repeat protein, protein MLHPDLRILAFDDDRTMRRAIVQLAKSAGVKTVHEASSGQEALEIFRSRPVDFIISERDVPDTTGLDLLRAIQSHIGNALIPFLLTAKDSAHEGQIEAEDYGADGFLSKPYSSQNIEEKMDHILEDRAATLPMEILLSRAKALLDINQPESAREELRQLDELDRRPPRIRVGEGEVFQEIGQYERAEECFREALSLNRHFVRAYDRLSVLLLREGKTEDALNTIRIATQISPRNRDRLQFLGKVLLEKGDIEGARVAFFRSTSDELDAASRQASVGELFMASDRADLAETEFNDALAKNPGNVAIYNRRGISYRRQRKFTEAIKNYREAINIAPDDPVLYYNLALVLIEQDQRVNAVAALRRSLAIDPEFDKAKEAIAQIQTGEGPLGAPKQTRGQKPEPEPKAESIRRARRFKVPVAILAPTLSDAPVMVEDVSQSGILVLAARKPALNSTHPISLQLGTGLFGPFTVLVKRIEESHMQPPTYMLGLSLHMEKGEKDRFHALLWKAIGQKKESAGT, encoded by the coding sequence ATGCTTCACCCCGATCTGAGAATTCTCGCCTTTGACGATGACCGGACCATGCGCCGGGCCATCGTTCAGCTCGCCAAATCCGCCGGCGTCAAAACCGTCCACGAGGCTTCGAGCGGCCAGGAAGCCCTCGAAATATTCCGCAGCCGCCCTGTGGATTTCATCATCTCTGAGCGGGACGTTCCCGACACCACCGGCCTCGACCTGCTCCGCGCCATTCAGTCCCATATCGGCAACGCCCTGATCCCCTTCCTGCTGACGGCCAAGGACAGTGCCCATGAGGGCCAGATCGAGGCGGAAGACTACGGCGCTGACGGATTCCTCTCCAAGCCCTACTCATCACAAAACATCGAGGAGAAGATGGACCATATCCTCGAGGATCGTGCGGCCACCCTGCCGATGGAAATTCTGCTCTCGCGGGCAAAAGCGCTGCTCGACATCAATCAGCCTGAAAGCGCGCGCGAGGAGTTGCGCCAGCTGGATGAACTCGACCGGCGCCCGCCGCGCATCCGGGTTGGAGAGGGTGAAGTCTTCCAGGAAATTGGGCAGTACGAACGGGCGGAGGAATGCTTCCGCGAGGCACTCTCCCTCAACCGCCACTTTGTCCGGGCCTACGATCGTCTTTCCGTTCTTCTCCTTCGTGAGGGGAAGACCGAAGACGCTCTCAATACCATCCGAATCGCGACCCAGATCAGCCCGCGGAACCGCGACCGGCTCCAGTTTCTCGGCAAAGTTCTTCTCGAGAAAGGAGATATCGAGGGGGCACGCGTGGCCTTTTTCCGCTCCACTTCGGATGAGCTCGACGCCGCATCCCGCCAGGCAAGTGTGGGAGAGCTCTTCATGGCCAGCGACCGGGCCGATTTGGCGGAGACGGAATTCAACGATGCGCTCGCGAAAAATCCCGGGAATGTCGCCATCTACAACCGGCGCGGCATCTCTTACCGCCGCCAGCGCAAATTCACTGAGGCCATCAAGAACTACCGCGAGGCCATCAACATCGCTCCCGATGATCCGGTGCTCTACTACAACCTCGCCCTCGTCCTCATCGAGCAGGACCAGCGGGTCAATGCGGTTGCCGCCCTGCGCAGATCCCTGGCGATCGATCCGGAATTCGACAAGGCGAAAGAAGCCATCGCGCAAATCCAGACAGGCGAGGGCCCCCTGGGAGCGCCGAAACAGACCCGGGGACAAAAGCCCGAACCGGAGCCAAAGGCCGAATCCATCCGGCGCGCGCGCCGCTTCAAGGTCCCAGTGGCCATCCTCGCCCCGACCCTTTCGGACGCCCCGGTCATGGTCGAGGACGTGAGCCAGAGCGGCATTCTCGTCCTCGCGGCGCGGAAACCGGCCCTGAACAGCACCCATCCGATATCCCTGCAGCTGGGCACAGGCCTCTTCGGGCCCTTCACTGTCCTGGTGAAGCGCATCGAGGAGAGCCACATGCAACCGCCCACCTACATGCTGGGCCTCTCCCTGCACATGGAAAAGGGGGAGAAGGATCGCTTTCACGCGCTTCTCTGGAAGGCCATCGGCCAAAAGAAAGAAAGCGCGGGCACATAA